In the genome of Acidovorax sp. 69, the window GGTCTATGAGGACATCGTCAATGGCGGCCGCACGGCCTTCCTGAGCGCTCCTACCATCGACGGCCTGCTCGAAGGCGGTGTACCGATCCTGAAAGACGGTCAATGCATTGGCGCCGTGGGCGTGAGCGGCGTGAAGTCCACTGAAGACGCGCAGATTGCCCGCGCCGGGATTGCAGCGCTGGGCCTTTGACCCCAGGGCGGGTGCCGCATGGTGACCATGCGGGTTGGATAGTGCTCTTTTTTTGATAGCTGCAGGTGCTTATGCTTGTTGCGCTTGATGCCATTCAGCCAATAAAACTACTGGCACCTATAAAAAAACCGGCCTGAGGGCCGGTTTTTTTGTGGGTGGCTTCCGAGTGCGGTGGCAGGACAGTGCGGGGAGAAAAAAAGCCTGGCTACGCGGGCGGACCCGTTGGCTGGCAAAAACGACCCTTGCGGACTTATTGCAAGCCCGGGAGTCGCCCCACGATGAAACTGTCTGTGGGCCCGGTGGCGCTGTCGGCGCCGCCCGGCGGTGATGGGGGAAGGGGTGGCTGCTGCGTTTACTTGGTCAAAATCAGTTTGCCCAACTTGGTGGCCTGCAGGCGGTACACCGATCCGTTGTGGCTGATGGCCACCGCCTTCTGGCCCTGCAACAGGGCGCTGCTGTCCACTGCGGCGGTCGCGGTCACCGCCTCGACGCTGAGTGTTCCCTCGCTGGGTGAGCGGGAGATGGCGTTGTCAGCGGTGGCGGAACGCAGGAGCGAGGCGGCGGTCAGTGTGGCTTGCATGGAGTTTTCCTGTGTCATTACAGTGCGTTTTGTTAATGATAACGATTCGCAATTACAAGTCAAGTGGATTGTGTGTTTCTTTTTGGGGGCAGTGCACGGGGCTGGTTCACGGCCATGCGGCAAAAAATGAGCCCGGCAAGCTGGGCCGACCGGGCTGGGAACGGGAGGCGCTGGAGTGGGCTACTGCGGATCGGTCACAAAACCAATCTTGCGCACTCCGGCGCGTTGGGCCGCCGCCATGGCTTGGGCTACGAACTCGTAGCGCACGTTTTTGTCGCCACGGATGTGCAGGTCGGGCTGAGGCTCCTTTGCGGCTTCGGCCTGCAAGCGTGGGAAGAGTTCTTCTTCTGTGACCTGCGACTCGTTCCAGTAGTACTTGCCCTCGGCCGATACCGACAGCCGCACAGTCTCCGGCTTGATGTTTTCGACCTGGTTGGTGGCGCGGGGCAGGTCCACGTTCACCGAGTGTTTCATCACAGGCACGGTGATGATGAAGATGATGAGCAGAACCAGCATGACGTCCACCAGCGGCGTCATGTTGATTTCGTTCATCACCTCATCGGCATCGTCTTGGGTTCCGAATGCCATGGCTTAGCCGCCTTTCTTCATGGGCAACACCTTGCCGGGTTCGCCAGCGTTCACACGGGCGCCGGTGACAAAGTAGGCATGCAGGTCATGGGCAAAGCTGTTGAGGCCGCCCAGGATGGACTTGTTGCCACGCACCAGCGCGTTGTAGCCCAGCACCGCAGGGATGGCCACGGCCAGGCCCAGGGCCGTCATGATCAGCGCCTCACCGATGGGGCCGGCCACCTTGTCGATGGTGGACTGGCCCGAGGTGCCGATGGCCAGCAGTGCATGGTAGATGCCCCACACCGTGCCGAACAGGCCGATGAACGGTGCCGTGGAGCCCACCGACGCCAGGATGGCCA includes:
- the hemP gene encoding hemin uptake protein HemP codes for the protein MQATLTAASLLRSATADNAISRSPSEGTLSVEAVTATAAVDSSALLQGQKAVAISHNGSVYRLQATKLGKLILTK
- a CDS encoding biopolymer transporter ExbD, coding for MAFGTQDDADEVMNEINMTPLVDVMLVLLIIFIITVPVMKHSVNVDLPRATNQVENIKPETVRLSVSAEGKYYWNESQVTEEELFPRLQAEAAKEPQPDLHIRGDKNVRYEFVAQAMAAAQRAGVRKIGFVTDPQ